GACTTGGATCAGATGGAACGCAAACAGAACGACCAGAGCCGGCGGCCGCTCAGCGTCGCCACGGACAACATGATGCTGGAGTTCTATAAGAAAGACGGGTACGATTCTCCTCTTGGgtatttggctttttttattttcaaaaatactTAACCCCAATTTCCACTGGTGTCACAGCTATGAAGCAGCAACTgcagatgttttagtttgacgTGAGGGACGTGCAGCAGAGATTTGCGGGACATGTGAGGTAGAAGAATTCCCCACTGATGACGCAAGTTTCGTGTGAGTAGTGACCTCAGGGAGCAGCTCAGTTTCACAACAGACAGGATGTGGCGTCTTTCTCTGCGACACCTGCCCCGAGTTTCTTCAAGCCCCCGACGTCTGGGTGTGaagtgagaaacagagagaaacgaGGTCAGGGAGGAGTCAGACAGACGGAGCGAGAGATGACATTTAGTCTGTGTCATGAGGAACCTGACAGACTGAGAGCTGTGGAGGAGGATTAGCCAAACAGCAGTTAGtcactttctcctttttctctgtgtctctttgaggCTTTAATACCCCCCCTCGCTCTTATTAGACCCTGAGTGGTCTGAGCCGTCTGCAGCTCAGGAACCACGAGTGGCCCGGCTAATGAAACCCAGACGGGTGCGTGCTGGGTCCGATCGATAGAGCTCAACTTTCAACATCCAGCGCTCCTCACAACCAGGGTCTGACTGTGAAAGCTCTCTATGTACAACAGATTTCAGATttaggaaatgaatgaaaaatgtgctGCATAAACTTCATAGGATTTTCTTTGGGGGCCGACGGCTAAGCTGATATTACGGGGCAATCTCCTAAGATGTTATCAAACCTTTGAcgtgacaaagaaatgtattcgaggtttgatatttaacaatttaaccataaacttatACTTAACTAACATAACTGAAATAAGTAAGTCGTGATTTTAGGCTTGATACCACACTTATGATTCCTTCATGTCTGTGAATCATATCTGTGGAGtttatatgtaaatgaaatgttcctgttcgtccctgcagctgcaggaaaccTTCCACATGTGTCCCCGTGTCTTTGGGACATTCTCTGGAATCCATTAGGGAGAGTTTGACCTAATAAAGACTAAATGGAACAGTCattttctctgtgggtttggTCGTCGCACGTTTCACGCCACAGCTCGCTCTCCTCGCTAGAAGTCGATCCGTCCCAAGTTGCTGCTTAGCTTTGATAACGATGCTGTTGACGAGCCTGCGGAGACTTCCGTGTCgtccgtgacctttgacctcacttGTGCTTGTCTCTGTTCTAACACTGCAGCATTAGGAAGATACAAAGGTACAGTATGtggttcctcttcctccatcatcAGTCACTTCATCGTCTGTCTCAGCTGCACGTTgacaggagcagtgtgtgtgtgtgtgtgtgtgtgtgtgtgtgtgtgtgtgtgtgtgtgtgtgcgtgtgcgttgtgtgtgtgtgtgacagagtggAGCGGACACTTGAACAAAGcagctctttctttctgtgtttacatAAGAAGCATCTTCTCAGTTTCTGGCAGCGGACGGACTCGTTGAGCCGGTGAACACAGAAGCCTCTTGTTGCTTCGTCTTGGCCCGACTGCATAGTTCagctacttcctgtttgtcccGTCACAATAATGGAACAGTTAGAAAAAGCCTGGAAACAGGTTAGAAACAGTTagtctggctctgtccaaaggaaACGAGAATTCACCTTCCAGCACCAGAACCAGAGTCACATCGGGTCTGGCACCGAATGCTCCATGAAACCAAAACTCTCTGTTGTACACAACTTCCaaatgtgtgagtttgtgtcttTCAGAGATGCTGATGGGTGGATTGTATCTTTTCTTTGGACCGGcgttcatgctaagctaagctaatcagcCTCATAAGAGTGGAATTGATCTCATGTCACTACTCGTGTCGAACTGTCTAACTTGTTCTAACATTCCCAGTGTTCCCGTCCATTTCCTCCGATCTGCTCTGATCTTACAGTTATTTCAGGTTGTGATATTTCAGGTTGTGATATTTCCCGTCGCTCACACGTGGGATAAAGTTGATTTATGACTGTTTCCTGCTGAGGCCCATGAGCAGATCAGGCCTCTACAGGTGGATCCCAGTGAGGTTAGAGGCTGATCCAGGGTCAGTGCTGGTGTAGATGACAGGGAGGCGGATCCTCTTTCAGCTGCGGTCAGGGTGTGGAAACctgacacccccccccaccacccacgACCCACTCAACCTcacgccctccctccctctgcatcTCTGTCCCACTGCAGCATGGGAGTCAGGGTGATGGATACCACTTGGGTGTCGCGCAGGGGCTCGTCGTCCGCGCGTAGCGCCTCACGCCACCGGCGTGCACCCCCTACCCGCCCACTGACGCGCTCACCCCGAGCAACAAGGGGAAATGTGCGTCTCCCctccccatccctcctcccaCTAGCAGTGACCGAGCCAGGTAAGGCTGTTGTGCCTCATCCTCCTGTTTCACCCCCCGTCTCTCACACGCCTCCcacccgctgctgctgcctcctcgcCACGTGCGCTGCTGCGGCCTGCGACTGACGCCAGAACGGCGAATGATCTTGTCTGTTGCTGCCCACCCCTCCATGAAATACTCATCCTCTCACCTCGTCACCCCCCGTCATCGTCTGGGATGAAGCATGTCATTTCAAACTGTGTGTTCGCTCTTTAAGTTTctaatgtttcctcttttaatGATTCCTCATCCTTGAATGTGTACGAGTCGTTCAGAGTTCATTTTATGCCCGAGTGGCGACGCTGAAGATCTCGCTTCTCTTCAGGCTGCTTCGTGTGTCACGAAAACAAAACGTAGAAAAAGTTGGGAAAAGTTCATCCACAGTTCAGCAGAAATGGTTCAttgctgcatgtgcatgttctgtctttgtattttgtttttgccgATAGTCCGAGCATCATTAGCAGCATCACAGTCCATTGTCGCAAGGCCCTGCAATGGATGAGGTGACTTCTCTGTTCTATTTCATTGTTGTAATTTGAACTCCAGAGGTTTTCatgtcttttcctctcctccctcccaaCACCTCACCTGATCTCCTCCCTCACGATGGAACAAACCTGAACCTGCACATCCCACTTCTCCTCAGAAACTAACGTGTTCATCCACTTTAACAGCGTTTCAGCCTCTGGAGACTCAGCTCACTTCCCCATGAAACCTTCATATTTTTATCATTGCAGCTCGGATGATGCATCTTCCAATTGGTCGGAGTCCTGTTACGCCTACCCCTCCCCCGAGGAGGAGAGGCCGCCTCCCCCTTAcccctcttcctcatcctcttcctcctcctcttgctcgtCCTTCTCACTCCCTCACCACCATTTCTACGCCCGAGCACCTCCGGGTATGCGTCCCGTCGCTCCCAGCCCTGAATCCGTGCCTCCCGGCCCGTCCCCTCCCCCCCGCCGCTCCGGCTACagcccacccccacccccccactctCTGTGCCCGTCCCCTCAGCAGCTTGACGTCAACTCCAACCCCAAACCCAGCTCCCTGCACCTCCCCAAACAGGCCTCCCTGTCCGATGCTCCGCATGCGTCCCTTTCCGAAACGAATGGCTCCACCCTTTACATCAAACCCCCGCTCGTTCTTACTCGTCACGACCTGTTCCTGGGCTCCCCCAAACCCCCCAACACCCCCCTGTCCGCCCCCCCTCCGTGGGCAGCCTGTGCCTGTAGCCGAGAGCGAGGAGCCAAGCCGACTAGGTAAATACAAACCCTGCTGAACTCACTATTAACACACAAACGGGGACCAGAGACGAGAGAGGGATGAGATGAggggagaagaggatgagggggATTAAGACGCTTCCAACAACCCGACTCTCTCTCACTAATTCCCTCGGTTTTGTACCCGTCAGTCATGGAAGTCAATGCGCTTCAGGAATTCCATTATCAGAtccatgtttaatttaataGGCATGTATGCAATCCATAACTTTCAGTGTTGCCAGGATATTCAGGAGCCGGTTGCCAGGCAACAAGGGAGATTCAAAGCTTTTTTCCGTGAATACCATTATAACAGTGGGCGTTAATGAGTCATGCCAGTGGGCCCAGTCAACCCTGAGCGGCAGACTGCAGGCTCAGACCTCGAATatgaacagaaacaacagatCAGTGTTTGTTGGAGTGAAATCATCTGCATGGCTCCACCCCGACGCTAAACCCCAGCAGCTTCATTCATCCGCTGTGGCTCATCTGCTGAGTGGGAGGGCGTCCGTCCGTCAGTCAGTCCGTGTGAACTGGGTCCGTCTTGACCTTCAGGCCCTTCCTCCAATTGGCATTCACGCTGCACTGCTCTGTCCAATAAGGAAAATCCATTAAGCCATCAGGGTTTATTTGGGATTGTTTGAGCTGCTTCTGCTGCACCACCACAGAGACGACGGTCGCTCGGCGTGTCATCGAACCGCGGCTGCTCTCGTTCGTGGAAACCGGGTtgataaatgatgaagtggGTTTGCACGCAGCTGtaatttgtgtatgtgtgtgttggttctTCTCTCCTCAGCACCCTGAAGAACAAGGAGCTGTCTCCAGTGATCGGACAGAAGGGATTCCAAGGAACAGTGACCCCTGGAGGACAGTCGCAGCACTCCGAGCACAGCCCTCACTCCCTGAGGAGAGGTGATaagagtgtgactgtgtggCTTCACTGCAAAGGCCTGAACGTCCAACCTTCACGTTATTCAACCTGTAACGTTTTGTCTTTCATTGGTTTGTTAAAGTTCCAGCTTCTGGCGTCTCAGAGCCTTTTTCACACACGTCTTGTTTTGTGAATATCCTTTAAAATTTCAAATGCCACAACATCGGTCTCGGTCTGAGCCGAATGCTGCCGGATCGACATGAAGGAGCACAAAAGGTTAAATAAACAGATTCAAAGCAAAACTCCTGAGATAAGATGAGACCAGATACGCAAAGATAAGAAAAGATGGGAAAAGTTAAGATTGTAGCTGCATCGTATCTTATATGATGGagatctgttttattttccttgtgtCCACAGCAAAGAAACTGGCCCCGATCCCGCCCAAGGTCCCGTACTGCCAGTCAGGAGCCATGTCCGACCAGTCGACGGGTCAGCCGTCTCCAGTCAGCTTGTCGCCCACCCCTCCCAGCACCCCCTCCCCTTACGGCTTCAGCTACCCCCAGGGATACGCCACCATCGGCTCCCCGTGTCAGGCCCAGATGGCCTCCACCCCGTCTCTGTCCTCTCCGCCCTCGCTGGCCGGGACTCTGACGAAGGCCAGGCCGACCCCGAAGCCGCCGCGGCAGAGACCCAGCTTACCTCCTCCTCAGCCCCCCTCCACACCCGGCTCCAGTCCGCAGCCTCTGGACACGTCACCGGGTCTCCTGGACGGTTTGTCTCCTGGGGAGAGCATGTCCACAGGTAATGGAACGGATGACAGCTCGTGTGTGATTTCTGCTGTAGCTCAATGATTTCCACATAAAACACGTCTTTCTCAACCAGCAGCTTTCACAAGAAACCTGATACCAGTCAATGGATTTAACACTAAATAACCACAGAACTTTACATTGCTTTGTGTTTATTGGATTGTCCGCTCACCGCTGCACAGATATTTATGTCAATagtttttcttcccctcctcatcGTCGGTTCTAATCCTGTTTCCTTCCTGTCGACTGCTCTCATTGTCTCACCTGCAGCGGTATGAGGCGACAGGTTCAGTGTGATTCTATGTGTGAGAGAAACTTTTAGGGTAAGCAGGCATTTTCCGTGTCAAAGCCtcacctcccctctcccctcctcctccacccctgcGAGCGATCCAGACCCTTCACGGTGGAGCGACGCTGCCAGTAGACGCAGACTTTGGGATCAGGCCAACATCTGATTCGCAGCCTTGCGTCTGTGGCAGCCTCGCTCCCGATGCCACCTGCTCATCACACCGACCCCAACAGCAGCTTCCCTTCGCCGTTGCATGGTGGCTGAGAGCGATGCATGGCTTTTCTGTCCGGTCTGAACAGACCAGGGTGGACGCCTTTATTCCACACCCCTCCCACCCCAGGCTTTCACAGTCACTGCCCCCCCTCACTCCCACTCCACTCCACAATGTTGTGCCTCACCGCCCCCTGCTGTTCAGTCAGCGCCCCCTGCCTGTGCACGTCGCCCATCACACGTGTTGCACTGTGGATCTGTCGTCATTCTCACCCAAGCTGCACCAGTTGTTCATCACGAGTGTCACTAGTGTGTTAGTAACATGGTCTGAATCAGGTGTGAACGTCAGTGATGCACGATTTcatataaattacataaaatctttttaattaaatgttttatttccatccCCATGTTTGCAGTTTATCAAGGTGAAGCTGTGTAAGGTTTTATTGTTACAGATTGTCCTCCACTGATTTCACTTCACAGTTTTGTTTACTGATCAGATTTATTGTCTCACTGGGGAGAAATAGTCTGAGAGATGAGAGCAGGGAATGAAGATGTgactgttgcattgtgggagttATTGGAATTGACTCGATCTCCACATACTTTATATAACTAAAGTAAGTTGTATAGTATGTTGTCGTTTATACATTTAgtctgctgctggtttttaatggtTAAGAGAAATCGTACTGCAACAGCGTCCAATGATATTTTAGACATTTGACAACTTCTAAGTTCCCATCGACACCTTGGTGATGACCAGATGTTGTCAGGCAACATCTGTCAGACCTCAACAACGATCCCGGTTCAACATCTGGTGTAACGACTGAATCCAGCAGGTTTCAGAATGACACGTCCGCATCCTTTTGTTGTGCACTTGATTTGTTATCCTGCTCCCTCGTCGTGCATATCTGATCCCTTCATACCGTCACACTGCTGTGGAGCCCTGACGCCTCATGTGTGGAACATCTGGAACGATCCGTCTTCACTTAACAACACTAACagtatctttttgttttctctgccagATTCTCTCTGCAACTTGGACATCCCCGTCATTGACATGGAGCTGGACGGTATTTTTGACTTGCCCCACATCTCCCCCTTCAGGAACTCGGTGGCGCTGCTCGGTTTGACCAAAGCCAGAGCCGAGTCGGAGGAGGAGTCTGAGAGCACAGTGCTATGATGACTCCTCCCACTGTTCCCTCTGACACGCCCCCCGCTCCTCCACCGTGTCACTCAACTCattgacctttcacctctgcAGCTGGAACTCGCTGTCGCTCCTCATCACAACTCGATCCggcagaataaaaacacaataaggtG
This is a stretch of genomic DNA from Hippoglossus stenolepis isolate QCI-W04-F060 chromosome 21, HSTE1.2, whole genome shotgun sequence. It encodes these proteins:
- the LOC118100507 gene encoding LOW QUALITY PROTEIN: rho GTPase-activating protein 44-like (The sequence of the model RefSeq protein was modified relative to this genomic sequence to represent the inferred CDS: inserted 1 base in 1 codon) translates to MKKQFNRMRQLANQTVGRAEKTEVLSDDLLQVEKRLELVKQVSHSTHKKLTACLQGQQGVDLEKKSVRSPSKKLPLTTLAQCLVEGAAVLGDETLLGKMLKLCGETQDSLAQELIMFELTIERDVVEPLYDLAEVEIPNIQKQRKHLAKLVLDMDSARTRYYQSTKSSGLSSNLQPTGAKADHLREEMEEAANRMEICRDQLSADMYSFVAKEIDYASYFQTLIEVQAEYHRKSLELLQSVLPQIKAHQETWVEKPCYGKPLEEHLALSGRDIAFPIEACVTMLLECGMQEEGLFRIAPSASKLKKLKASLDCGVLDVQEYSADPHAIAGALKSYLRELPEPLMTFELYNDWIQASNIQDQDKRLQALLSACEKLPPANNNNFKYLIKFLFKLTEYQDENKMTPGNIAIVLGPNLLWTHNDGNITEMMTTVSLQIVGIIEPVIQHADWFFPGEIEFNVTGNYGSPVHTNHNANYSLMPSPDLDQMERKQNDQSRRPLSVATDNMMLEFYKKDGIRKIQSMGVRVMDTTWVSRRGSSSARSAXTPPACTPYPPTDALTPSNKGKCASPLPIPPPTSSDRASSDDASSNWSESCYAYPSPEEERPPPPYPSSSSSSSSSCSSFSLPHHHFYARAPPGMRPVAPSPESVPPGPSPPPRRSGYSPPPPPHSLCPSPQQLDVNSNPKPSSLHLPKQASLSDAPHASLSETNGSTLYIKPPLVLTRHDLFLGSPKPPNTPLSAPPPWAACACSRERGAKPTSTLKNKELSPVIGQKGFQGTVTPGGQSQHSEHSPHSLRRAKKLAPIPPKVPYCQSGAMSDQSTGQPSPVSLSPTPPSTPSPYGFSYPQGYATIGSPCQAQMASTPSLSSPPSLAGTLTKARPTPKPPRQRPSLPPPQPPSTPGSSPQPLDTSPGLLDGLSPGESMSTDSLCNLDIPVIDMELDGIFDLPHISPFRNSVALLGLTKARAESEEESESTVL